The proteins below are encoded in one region of Kineococcus mangrovi:
- a CDS encoding alpha/beta fold hydrolase, protein MPGVGGTLRFVDTVTTDRVGGLAVRRTGTGEPVLALHGSGGGLHSLAPLAARLADFEVWRFARRGYPPSPNGFGRKSFGAEVRDVRTLLETVRAVTESDVHLVGVGYGATLALHTALAEPAGIRSLALLEPPVLLAGPPLEDVLARYRALVAAGEHRAAEELLAREVTRVPEPQLAALSTLGGPDLHADPARAAGLAEGWTHDLEALASDEDDVARWAALRPGLPVLLAQGADSAEPLPAGMDALAAVLPHARRVVWEGRSHLAAASAPGVVAGSLREFWLS, encoded by the coding sequence GTGCCCGGTGTCGGTGGGACGCTGCGGTTCGTGGACACCGTCACCACCGACCGCGTCGGCGGGCTCGCCGTGCGGCGGACCGGGACCGGTGAACCCGTGCTGGCGCTGCACGGCTCCGGCGGGGGGCTGCACTCCCTGGCCCCGCTGGCGGCGCGGCTGGCGGACTTCGAGGTGTGGCGGTTCGCCCGCCGCGGCTACCCGCCGAGCCCGAACGGGTTCGGCCGCAAGAGCTTCGGGGCCGAGGTGCGGGACGTGCGGACGCTGCTGGAGACCGTGCGGGCCGTCACCGAGTCCGACGTCCACCTGGTCGGCGTCGGCTACGGCGCGACGCTGGCGCTGCACACCGCGCTCGCCGAACCGGCCGGCATCCGTTCCCTCGCCCTCCTCGAACCGCCGGTCCTGCTGGCCGGACCGCCCCTGGAGGACGTCCTGGCCCGCTACCGCGCGCTCGTGGCGGCCGGGGAGCACCGGGCCGCGGAGGAGCTGCTGGCCCGGGAGGTCACGCGGGTGCCCGAGCCCCAGCTGGCGGCGCTGTCGACCCTGGGCGGTCCCGACCTGCACGCCGACCCGGCGCGCGCGGCGGGGCTGGCGGAGGGCTGGACGCACGACCTGGAGGCCCTCGCCTCCGACGAGGACGACGTGGCGCGCTGGGCGGCGCTGCGCCCCGGGCTGCCGGTCCTGCTGGCGCAAGGGGCCGACAGCGCCGAACCGCTGCCGGCCGGGATGGACGCCCTCGCCGCGGTCCTCCCGCACGCCCGCCGGGTCGTGTGGGAGGGCCGGTCGCACCTCGCGGCGGCCTCGGCCCCCGGCGTCGTCGCCGGGAGCCTGCGGGAGTTCTGGCTGTCCTAG
- a CDS encoding amino acid ABC transporter ATP-binding protein, protein MVKARNVHKNFGHVEVLKGIDLDVHAGQVVCLLGPSGSGKTTFLRCINSLERIDAGRIWVDGDLVGLAERGGRLHRLKDTEIARQRRDIGMVFQRFNLFPHLSALENVVEAPIRVRGVPKAEAHRRAHDLLERVGLADRAQNYPAQLSGGQQQRVAIARALAMQPKLMLFDEPTSALDPELVGEVLAVMRELAADGTTMVVVTHEVAFARDVADQVVFMDGGVVVEHGAPADVIGNPREERTRTFLARMLHEGSA, encoded by the coding sequence CTGGTGAAGGCGCGCAACGTCCACAAGAACTTCGGCCACGTCGAGGTGCTCAAGGGCATCGACCTCGACGTCCACGCCGGGCAGGTCGTCTGCCTGCTCGGTCCGTCCGGGTCGGGCAAGACGACGTTCCTGCGCTGCATCAACTCCCTGGAACGCATCGACGCCGGCCGGATCTGGGTCGACGGCGACCTCGTCGGGCTGGCCGAGCGGGGCGGGCGGCTGCACCGGCTGAAGGACACCGAGATCGCGCGGCAGCGTCGGGACATCGGCATGGTGTTCCAGCGCTTCAACCTGTTCCCGCACCTGAGCGCCCTGGAGAACGTCGTCGAGGCGCCGATCCGGGTCCGGGGGGTGCCCAAGGCCGAAGCGCACCGCCGCGCGCACGACCTGCTCGAACGAGTGGGCCTGGCCGACCGGGCGCAGAACTACCCCGCCCAGTTGTCCGGGGGCCAGCAGCAGCGCGTCGCGATCGCGCGGGCCCTGGCCATGCAGCCCAAGCTCATGCTCTTCGACGAACCGACCTCGGCCCTGGACCCCGAACTCGTGGGCGAGGTGCTGGCCGTCATGCGCGAACTGGCCGCCGACGGGACGACGATGGTCGTCGTGACCCACGAGGTGGCGTTCGCGCGGGACGTCGCCGACCAGGTCGTCTTCATGGACGGCGGGGTCGTGGTGGAGCACGGCGCCCCGGCCGACGTCATCGGAAACCCCCGCGAGGAGCGCACCCGGACCTTCCTGGCCCGGATGCTGCACGAGGGGTCGGCCTAG
- a CDS encoding amino acid ABC transporter permease codes for MSAPEATRTGEEERPGRIDAVEVRHPWRWVTVAVIAVLALMLVHLLVTNPAFDWPFTLEVMNQSIVIRGLLVGTLFTTVCAMVIGITGGVLLAVLRLSDNRVLAGAAWTFTWFFRAIPRYVLLSITGGLGALFATGLSIGVPFDFLLQQWFGTPDLRLLTVSQTTLYALLGTVLGGILGLGVSEAAYMAEIARAGLLSVDKGQHEAAEALGMSKRLAMRRVVLPQAMRVIVPPTGNEVIAMLKDTSLLAAIPVSTELFFRVSQIKNTTYQVMAGNMAAVLYYLVATSILMVGQYFLEKRFGRGYGATPARRTAAAGVSLGPGGAK; via the coding sequence GTGAGCGCCCCGGAGGCGACGCGCACCGGGGAGGAGGAACGCCCCGGGCGCATCGACGCCGTCGAGGTGCGCCACCCGTGGCGCTGGGTCACCGTGGCCGTCATCGCGGTGCTCGCGCTCATGCTCGTGCACCTGCTGGTGACGAACCCGGCGTTCGACTGGCCCTTCACCCTGGAGGTGATGAACCAGAGCATCGTCATCCGCGGTCTGCTCGTCGGCACGCTGTTCACGACGGTGTGCGCGATGGTCATCGGGATCACCGGCGGGGTGCTCCTGGCGGTCCTGCGCCTGTCGGACAACCGCGTCCTGGCCGGGGCGGCGTGGACGTTCACCTGGTTCTTCCGCGCGATCCCGCGCTACGTGCTGCTGTCCATCACCGGCGGCCTGGGGGCGTTGTTCGCGACGGGTCTGTCGATCGGCGTGCCGTTCGACTTCCTGCTGCAGCAGTGGTTCGGGACGCCGGACCTGCGGTTGCTGACGGTCTCGCAGACGACCTTGTACGCCCTGTTGGGAACGGTCCTCGGCGGCATCCTCGGGCTGGGGGTGTCCGAGGCCGCGTACATGGCCGAGATCGCCCGCGCGGGTCTGCTGAGCGTCGACAAGGGCCAGCACGAGGCCGCTGAGGCCCTGGGCATGTCCAAGCGGCTCGCCATGCGCCGGGTCGTGCTGCCGCAGGCGATGCGCGTCATCGTGCCCCCCACGGGCAACGAGGTCATCGCCATGCTCAAGGACACCTCGCTGCTCGCGGCGATCCCCGTCTCGACCGAGCTGTTCTTCCGGGTGAGCCAGATCAAGAACACGACCTACCAGGTGATGGCCGGGAACATGGCCGCCGTCCTCTACTACCTCGTCGCCACCTCGATCCTCATGGTGGGGCAGTACTTCCTGGAGAAGCGGTTCGGCCGCGGGTACGGCGCGACGCCCGCGCGCAGGACCGCGGCCGCCGGGGTCTCCCTGGGCCCGGGGGGTGCCAAGTGA
- a CDS encoding histidine phosphatase family protein, whose product MIVYVVSHPEVLVDPAVPVPQWGLSPAGYERLQRLLVMPWVRSASFVASSAERKAVQTAQAVAQISQCAVHVEEELGENDRSATGFVPPQQFEALADAFFAEPERSVRGWEMAADAQRRIVAAVDRVLGGARLAGVPEDSQVVIATHGGVGTLLQCSLRRTAIARSFDQPGQGSWYSFDSSTHHVHHGWRRL is encoded by the coding sequence GTGATCGTCTACGTGGTCTCCCACCCCGAGGTACTGGTGGACCCCGCCGTTCCAGTGCCGCAGTGGGGTCTGTCGCCAGCTGGGTACGAGCGGCTGCAGCGGCTGCTGGTGATGCCGTGGGTGCGGTCGGCGTCGTTCGTGGCCTCCAGCGCGGAACGCAAGGCGGTACAGACGGCGCAAGCGGTGGCCCAGATCAGTCAGTGCGCCGTGCATGTCGAGGAGGAGTTGGGGGAGAACGACCGCAGCGCGACGGGCTTCGTCCCCCCGCAGCAGTTCGAGGCACTGGCTGATGCCTTCTTCGCCGAGCCCGAGCGCAGCGTGCGCGGATGGGAGATGGCGGCCGATGCTCAGCGGCGCATCGTGGCGGCGGTGGACCGGGTCTTGGGGGGTGCGCGGCTCGCCGGCGTCCCGGAGGACAGTCAGGTGGTCATCGCCACCCACGGTGGTGTGGGCACCTTGCTGCAGTGTTCGTTGCGTAGAACAGCGATCGCGCGAAGCTTCGACCAGCCCGGGCAAGGCAGCTGGTACAGCTTCGACAGCTCCACGCACCACGTCCACCACGGGTGGCGCCGGCTGTAA
- a CDS encoding PDR/VanB family oxidoreductase → MPDARPDVQPDPMRLVVAERSDLTPAVARFVLRDPDGAPLPGYRGGAHVTVTTPSGERRSYSLVEPGGRRPVEYVVCVRRDPGGRGGSVSLHDDVRPGDTLEVTWPSNGFGLKRAKRYLFIAGGIGITPVRALVAEARARGGADVRLLYLTRDREDTVFLDEFSGVDGTLLHHSAEHGRLDLWPFLADPDDDARVYCCGPTALVEEVLALTAHWRPSRVHVEDFAGVDPLGGRRTPFTVVWAPTGARVEVPADRTALDALEGAGIAVDASCRSGTCGTCRLRLLAGAADHRDLVLTAEQRADHVMPCVSRALDDELVLGP, encoded by the coding sequence GTGCCTGACGCGCGGCCCGACGTGCAGCCCGACCCGATGCGCCTCGTCGTCGCCGAGAGGTCCGACCTCACCCCGGCCGTGGCCCGCTTCGTGCTGCGCGACCCCGACGGTGCGCCGCTGCCGGGCTACCGCGGCGGGGCGCACGTCACCGTCACGACGCCCTCGGGAGAGCGGCGCAGCTACAGCCTCGTCGAACCCGGCGGGCGCCGGCCGGTCGAGTACGTCGTCTGCGTGCGCCGCGACCCCGGTGGCCGGGGCGGGTCGGTCAGCCTGCACGACGACGTCCGCCCGGGCGACACGCTCGAGGTCACCTGGCCGTCGAACGGGTTCGGGCTCAAGCGCGCGAAGCGCTACCTGTTCATCGCCGGGGGCATCGGCATCACACCGGTCCGGGCGCTCGTCGCCGAGGCGCGGGCCCGCGGCGGTGCGGACGTCCGGCTCCTCTACCTCACCCGCGACCGCGAGGACACCGTGTTCCTCGACGAGTTCTCGGGCGTCGACGGCACGCTCCTGCACCACAGCGCCGAGCACGGCCGCCTCGACCTGTGGCCGTTCCTGGCGGACCCCGACGACGACGCGCGGGTCTACTGCTGCGGGCCCACCGCCCTCGTCGAGGAGGTCCTCGCCCTCACCGCGCACTGGCGGCCCAGCCGCGTCCACGTCGAGGACTTCGCCGGGGTCGACCCCCTCGGCGGCCGGCGCACGCCGTTCACCGTGGTCTGGGCGCCCACGGGCGCGCGGGTGGAGGTCCCGGCCGACCGCACGGCGCTCGACGCCCTGGAGGGGGCGGGGATCGCCGTCGACGCCTCGTGCCGCTCGGGCACGTGCGGCACCTGCCGGCTGCGGTTGCTGGCCGGCGCGGCCGACCACCGCGACCTCGTCCTGACCGCCGAGCAGCGCGCGGACCACGTCATGCCCTGCGTCTCGCGCGCGCTCGACGACGAGCTGGTGCTCGGACCCTAG
- a CDS encoding ABC transporter substrate-binding protein, with translation MPVRPTARRSLLFTVGALAAVGLTAAGCGSDSLSGGSTSSSSTTSAAPTGSADAALTAMLPQSVRDSGVLRVGTNAEYAPNEFLQGTTITGMDIDIMNAVGAKLGVQVEYSDASFDSLITGVTGNRYDAAISSFTITPERLEQVNMVQYYDAGTQWVVAKGNPEGIDPDNACGQTVSVQTGTTQSNDDLPARQQQCASEGEPQIDVLSFDSQEDATAAVVQGRAKAMLADSPISAYAVEQTGDQLELAGDVYDSAPYGIVVPKAETDAAQAISSALEEIAKDGQYEAALAPWGGENGAVTEFPVNPAVS, from the coding sequence GTGCCCGTTCGCCCCACCGCCCGCCGCTCCCTGCTGTTCACCGTCGGCGCCCTCGCCGCGGTCGGCCTCACCGCCGCCGGCTGCGGCTCCGACTCCCTGTCCGGGGGGTCCACCTCCTCCTCGTCCACCACCTCGGCCGCCCCCACGGGCAGCGCCGACGCGGCGCTGACGGCGATGCTGCCGCAGAGCGTCCGGGACAGCGGCGTCCTGCGGGTGGGCACCAACGCCGAGTACGCCCCGAACGAGTTCCTCCAGGGCACGACGATCACGGGCATGGACATCGACATCATGAACGCCGTGGGCGCCAAGCTCGGCGTGCAGGTGGAGTACTCCGACGCCAGCTTCGACTCCCTCATCACCGGCGTCACCGGCAACCGCTACGACGCGGCCATCTCCTCGTTCACCATCACGCCCGAGCGGCTCGAGCAGGTGAACATGGTCCAGTACTACGACGCGGGCACCCAGTGGGTCGTCGCGAAGGGGAACCCCGAGGGCATCGACCCCGACAACGCCTGCGGGCAGACCGTCTCGGTCCAGACCGGCACCACCCAGTCCAACGACGACCTGCCCGCGCGCCAGCAGCAGTGCGCCTCCGAGGGCGAGCCGCAGATCGACGTGCTGTCCTTCGACTCCCAGGAGGACGCCACCGCGGCCGTCGTCCAGGGCCGCGCCAAGGCCATGCTCGCCGACTCCCCGATCTCCGCCTACGCCGTGGAGCAGACCGGCGACCAGCTCGAACTCGCCGGTGACGTCTACGACTCCGCCCCCTACGGCATCGTCGTGCCGAAGGCCGAGACGGACGCCGCGCAGGCCATCTCGAGCGCCCTGGAGGAGATCGCGAAGGACGGCCAGTACGAGGCGGCCCTCGCCCCGTGGGGCGGGGAGAACGGGGCCGTCACCGAGTTCCCGGTCAACCCCGCCGTCTCGTGA
- a CDS encoding MOSC domain-containing protein has translation MTAHVEGLFVFPVKGMTAQPLDRVTLTAGRGVPHDRTIALARPGGRYEPGMRHGVSKHEFFVLVAEERLAALTTHLDPATGVFTVDVRGHRVLEADLGTDDGLARLRAFYARVLDLPPGTEPVVARDPGRRFTDTAHASDEAMELVSVLNLASVRDVEQRTGDPLDPGRFRANVHLDGLPAWSELDLVGREFSLGGVRVRGARPTVRCAATEVDPATGRRDLPVPQLLSRTYGHDVMGFYVEVVGGGELAVGDPVREDVRA, from the coding sequence GTGACCGCGCACGTCGAGGGCCTGTTCGTCTTCCCCGTCAAGGGGATGACGGCGCAGCCGTTGGACCGCGTCACGCTCACCGCCGGCCGCGGCGTCCCGCACGACCGGACGATCGCGCTGGCCCGTCCCGGCGGGCGGTACGAACCGGGGATGCGGCACGGGGTCTCCAAGCACGAGTTCTTCGTCCTCGTCGCCGAGGAGCGGCTCGCCGCCCTCACGACGCACCTGGACCCGGCGACGGGGGTGTTCACCGTGGACGTGCGCGGGCACCGCGTCCTGGAGGCCGACCTCGGCACCGACGACGGGCTCGCGCGGCTGCGCGCGTTCTACGCCCGCGTCCTGGACCTGCCGCCCGGCACCGAACCCGTCGTGGCCCGCGATCCCGGCCGCCGGTTCACCGACACCGCCCACGCCTCGGACGAGGCGATGGAGCTGGTCTCCGTCCTCAACCTCGCCTCGGTGCGCGACGTCGAGCAGCGCACGGGGGACCCGCTCGATCCGGGCCGGTTCCGCGCCAACGTCCACCTCGACGGCCTGCCGGCGTGGAGCGAGCTGGACCTGGTGGGGCGGGAGTTCTCCCTCGGCGGGGTGCGCGTGCGCGGCGCGCGGCCCACCGTCCGCTGCGCCGCGACGGAGGTGGACCCGGCCACCGGCCGGCGCGACCTGCCGGTGCCGCAGCTGCTCTCGCGCACCTACGGGCACGACGTCATGGGGTTCTACGTCGAGGTCGTCGGTGGTGGCGAGCTCGCGGTGGGGGACCCCGTGCGGGAGGACGTCCGTGCCTGA
- a CDS encoding GDSL-type esterase/lipase family protein translates to MNGRYDVRVCLVGDEFVTGVGDPRALGWVGRVSARTPREDRDVTFFPLGVPGETTTELNGRWREETSRRFVGGDEHRLVVGLGHADLDAGTTLARSRLNLANVLDECEARGLPTLVVGPTPVSDAERNDRIGDLADAFADVCARRRIAYVDTFSPLLEHEDWYADLAASDGTHPGQAGYGLLAWLVLHSGWYDWLGVPQP, encoded by the coding sequence GTGAACGGCCGCTACGACGTGCGGGTGTGCCTCGTCGGCGACGAGTTCGTCACGGGGGTCGGCGACCCCCGCGCGCTGGGCTGGGTGGGCCGCGTCTCGGCCCGCACCCCGCGCGAGGACCGCGACGTGACCTTCTTCCCGCTCGGCGTGCCGGGTGAGACGACCACCGAGCTGAACGGCCGCTGGCGCGAGGAGACCTCCCGCCGGTTCGTCGGCGGCGACGAGCACCGCCTCGTCGTGGGCCTGGGCCACGCCGACCTCGACGCGGGCACGACGCTCGCGCGCAGCCGCCTCAACCTCGCCAACGTCCTCGACGAGTGCGAGGCACGGGGGTTGCCGACGCTCGTCGTGGGCCCCACCCCCGTCTCCGACGCCGAGCGCAACGACCGCATCGGTGACCTCGCCGACGCGTTCGCCGACGTGTGCGCGCGCCGCCGGATCGCCTACGTCGACACCTTCTCCCCGCTGCTGGAGCACGAGGACTGGTACGCCGACCTCGCCGCCTCCGACGGCACCCACCCCGGCCAGGCCGGGTACGGGCTGCTGGCGTGGCTGGTGCTGCACAGCGGCTGGTACGACTGGCTGGGCGTCCCCCAGCCGTGA
- a CDS encoding transcriptional regulator, which produces MSTPEPQLQEAVQHPTKLAVAAFLSGCAEAEFQAVRDRLHLTDSTLSRTVSALEDAGFVDVRRGHVGKRSRVWIALSREGRRRLAAHLAALQQIAQQAADLGAEDRGPVLGSAPGN; this is translated from the coding sequence GTGAGCACTCCCGAGCCGCAGCTGCAAGAGGCCGTGCAGCACCCGACCAAGCTGGCCGTAGCCGCCTTCCTCTCCGGCTGTGCCGAGGCGGAGTTCCAGGCCGTGCGCGACCGCCTGCACCTGACCGACTCCACCCTCAGCCGCACCGTCTCGGCCCTGGAGGACGCCGGCTTCGTCGACGTGCGCCGCGGTCACGTCGGCAAGCGCTCCCGCGTGTGGATCGCCCTCAGCCGCGAGGGCCGACGAAGGCTGGCCGCGCACCTAGCAGCGCTCCAGCAGATCGCCCAGCAGGCCGCCGACCTCGGCGCTGAGGACCGTGGCCCCGTCCTGGGCTCCGCCCCCGGCAACTGA
- a CDS encoding DUF7800 domain-containing protein, whose translation MPVPLLGPVLRHVDATSATVWVEVDGPGLVHVDVRLPDGTGRTASSPTLTLHGHHFALVVVTELPAGASLPYAVRLDDTPLWPPPAGTWAWPESHIRTPAPGAAVRIAFGSCRRAGDDGEGSTRLVGVDALSALAHRLRDEAPAPHPDLLLFVGDQVYADDPNPGIVDRLRERHAGRPDEDAAVRDEIGDFEEYTWLYRETWGPDPVRWLLSTVPTCMLLDDHDLRDDWNTSDVWRAEVSRRPWWRERVTGAFGSYWIYQHLGNLSPDELARDHLLAALRAIEDDAERDAVLDEFARTADAEPTSARWSFTRELGSTRLVAIDSRCARQLTPGARRMTDAAEWEWVRERALAPGARHLLLATTLPAFLLHGIHHAETFDAALADGRFGRRAARWGEWLRQAADLEHWAAFHPSFVDLVALLGQVGRTPEPPASVLLLSGDVHCSYTARVDVPGLDPARTVVHQLVMSPFRNPLERGMQVANRVLDRIPMRALLRGLALLAGVREADVAWEVEHGPWFDNGVMTVVLGADGTADVEVEHAGRCQGVPRLRRTLTRTLTRT comes from the coding sequence GTGCCCGTCCCCCTCCTCGGTCCGGTCCTGCGCCACGTCGACGCCACCAGCGCCACGGTGTGGGTGGAGGTGGACGGACCCGGCCTCGTGCACGTCGACGTCCGGTTGCCCGACGGCACCGGGCGGACCGCCTCGAGCCCGACCCTGACGCTGCACGGGCACCACTTCGCCCTCGTCGTCGTGACGGAGCTGCCGGCCGGCGCGTCCCTGCCCTACGCCGTCCGGCTCGACGACACGCCGCTGTGGCCGCCGCCGGCCGGGACCTGGGCGTGGCCGGAGAGCCACATCCGCACCCCGGCGCCCGGTGCCGCGGTCCGGATCGCCTTCGGCTCCTGCCGTCGCGCGGGCGACGACGGGGAGGGGTCCACGCGGCTCGTCGGCGTCGACGCGCTGTCGGCGCTGGCCCACCGGCTGCGGGACGAGGCACCGGCCCCGCACCCGGACCTGCTGCTCTTCGTGGGCGACCAGGTCTACGCCGACGACCCCAACCCCGGCATCGTGGACCGGCTGCGGGAACGGCACGCGGGCCGCCCCGACGAGGACGCCGCGGTCCGCGACGAGATCGGGGACTTCGAGGAGTACACCTGGCTCTACCGGGAGACGTGGGGGCCGGACCCGGTGCGCTGGCTGCTGTCGACGGTGCCGACGTGCATGCTGCTGGACGACCACGACCTGCGCGACGACTGGAACACCTCCGACGTGTGGCGCGCGGAGGTCTCGCGCCGGCCGTGGTGGCGCGAGCGCGTCACCGGCGCCTTCGGCAGCTACTGGATCTACCAGCACCTGGGGAACCTCTCCCCCGACGAGCTGGCCCGCGACCACCTGCTGGCCGCGCTGCGCGCGATCGAGGACGACGCCGAGCGCGACGCGGTCCTGGACGAGTTCGCCCGCACCGCCGACGCCGAGCCCACCTCCGCGCGGTGGAGCTTCACCCGCGAGCTGGGCTCGACGCGACTGGTGGCGATCGACTCCCGGTGCGCCCGGCAGCTGACACCCGGTGCCCGGCGGATGACCGACGCGGCCGAGTGGGAGTGGGTCCGCGAGCGGGCCCTGGCCCCCGGCGCCCGGCACCTGCTGCTGGCCACGACGCTGCCCGCCTTCCTGCTGCACGGCATCCACCACGCCGAGACCTTCGACGCCGCGCTCGCCGACGGGCGGTTCGGCCGCCGGGCGGCGCGCTGGGGAGAGTGGCTGCGGCAGGCCGCGGACCTGGAGCACTGGGCGGCGTTCCACCCCTCGTTCGTCGACCTCGTCGCCCTGCTGGGCCAGGTGGGCCGAACCCCCGAACCACCCGCCAGCGTGCTGCTGCTGTCCGGTGACGTGCACTGCAGCTACACGGCGCGCGTCGACGTCCCGGGGCTCGACCCGGCCCGCACGGTGGTCCACCAGCTCGTCATGTCCCCCTTCCGCAACCCCCTCGAACGTGGCATGCAGGTCGCCAACCGCGTCCTGGACCGCATCCCGATGCGGGCCCTGCTCCGGGGCCTGGCCCTGCTGGCGGGGGTCCGGGAGGCCGACGTCGCCTGGGAGGTCGAGCACGGCCCCTGGTTCGACAACGGCGTCATGACCGTCGTGCTCGGCGCCGACGGGACGGCGGACGTCGAGGTGGAGCACGCGGGCCGGTGCCAGGGCGTGCCCCGGCTGCGGCGCACCCTCACCCGCACCCTCACGCGCACCTGA